A genomic window from Luteolibacter sp. LG18 includes:
- a CDS encoding ATP-binding protein, with the protein MLRKRLLLALSALVILLLGVGTAGLLLLRSASTEFDSKLKQSTMLLNAEKRLRVVTSNVNTRYVAPLGFPFPEGGRVPDRRPFDDQAKDMREAVQMLSRSSSGPRAEETVEHLSAACEDYISLYDDFFSHYPKEQPERAAMIQNVSRLTGKITDYSETAGLLYEEQLAGTTSNLKARSLDSTLFVFSLMVLGVVIAVLIYFHLARAIVDPVVSLAHSIQEVKRGNFELSLPEPVVHNELSSLIPAFNEMALELRQRRREMDERLMHTNLQNRAVLTAIPAPVFVLNEDASIDQLNPAAEVFQARLGVSGRLPATLMPVLEDCIRHKRNFLPDDIREAALFRIDEEEHYYLPRIFRFSAEKGEGVWWAVLLMDVTRFRWLDEMKTNLLATVSHEIKTPLTGIRMVLHLLLEGRTGGLTPIQQNMVGSARDDCERLLVTLKRLLDLVRVESGASQLQLRPVDLTESAERARQLFATVAEQRGCEIKIESEERLPPVSGDSVRLDEVIQNLLSNALKHGPADQPVVIRLVARPDGRFVRLSVIDRGSGVPEELRGRIFDKFFRGPDPKTDGVGLGLSISREIVLAHEGRIGLLDNQDGLTEFHVDLPIARNLETYE; encoded by the coding sequence ATGTTACGCAAACGTCTGCTCCTCGCTCTCAGTGCCCTGGTCATCCTGCTCCTCGGAGTGGGAACGGCCGGGCTGCTGTTGTTGCGGTCGGCCTCCACCGAGTTCGACTCGAAGCTCAAGCAGTCCACCATGCTGCTCAATGCCGAGAAGCGCCTGCGCGTGGTCACGTCCAACGTCAACACCCGCTACGTCGCCCCGCTCGGTTTTCCGTTTCCGGAGGGCGGCCGTGTGCCGGACCGCAGGCCCTTTGACGACCAGGCGAAGGACATGCGCGAGGCCGTCCAGATGCTGAGCCGGTCGAGCTCCGGGCCGCGCGCGGAGGAGACGGTCGAACACCTGTCCGCCGCCTGCGAGGACTACATCTCGCTCTACGACGACTTCTTCTCCCACTACCCGAAGGAGCAGCCCGAGCGCGCGGCGATGATCCAGAACGTCTCCCGCCTCACCGGCAAGATCACCGATTACTCGGAAACCGCCGGCTTGTTGTATGAGGAACAGCTCGCCGGAACCACCAGCAACCTGAAGGCCCGCTCGCTGGACAGCACCCTGTTCGTGTTCTCGCTGATGGTGCTCGGGGTGGTCATCGCGGTGCTGATCTACTTCCACCTTGCCCGCGCCATCGTCGATCCGGTCGTCAGCCTCGCCCACTCCATCCAGGAGGTGAAACGCGGGAACTTCGAGCTCAGTCTGCCCGAGCCGGTGGTGCACAACGAGCTCTCCTCCCTCATCCCCGCGTTCAATGAAATGGCGCTCGAGCTGCGCCAGCGCCGCCGCGAGATGGACGAGCGGCTGATGCACACCAATCTCCAGAACCGGGCCGTGCTCACCGCCATCCCCGCGCCCGTGTTCGTGTTGAACGAGGATGCCTCCATCGACCAACTCAACCCCGCGGCCGAGGTCTTCCAGGCCCGCCTCGGTGTGTCCGGCCGCCTGCCGGCCACCCTCATGCCCGTCCTGGAGGACTGCATCCGCCACAAGCGGAACTTCCTGCCCGATGACATCCGGGAGGCCGCCCTGTTCCGCATCGATGAGGAGGAGCACTACTACCTGCCCCGCATCTTCCGCTTCTCCGCCGAAAAGGGCGAGGGGGTGTGGTGGGCCGTCCTCCTCATGGACGTCACCCGCTTCCGCTGGCTGGACGAGATGAAGACCAATCTCCTCGCCACCGTCAGCCACGAGATCAAGACCCCGCTCACCGGCATCCGCATGGTACTGCACCTCCTGTTGGAGGGGCGCACCGGCGGTCTCACGCCGATCCAGCAGAACATGGTCGGCTCCGCCCGCGACGATTGCGAACGGCTGCTCGTCACCTTGAAGCGCCTGCTCGACCTCGTCCGCGTGGAGAGCGGTGCCAGCCAGCTCCAGCTCCGCCCGGTCGATCTCACGGAATCCGCCGAGCGCGCCCGCCAACTCTTCGCCACCGTCGCGGAACAACGCGGTTGCGAGATCAAAATCGAGTCCGAGGAACGCCTGCCCCCTGTGAGCGGAGACTCCGTCCGCCTCGATGAAGTGATCCAGAACCTGCTTTCGAACGCGCTCAAGCACGGCCCCGCCGACCAGCCCGTGGTCATCCGCCTCGTCGCCCGTCCGGACGGCCGCTTCGTGCGCCTGTCCGTCATCGATCGCGGATCCGGTGTGCCAGAGGAACTGCGCGGCCGCATTTTCGACAAGTTCTTCCGCGGTCCCGATCCCAAGACGGATGGCGTCGGGCTCGGGCTCTCGATTTCACGTGAAATCGTGCTCGCGCATGAAGGCCGCATTGGGTTGCTGGACAACCAGGACGGCCTGACCGAATTTCACGTCGATCTCCCGATCGCACGAAATCTCGAAACGTATGAGTGA
- a CDS encoding response regulator, with product MSEPGQRVSILVVDDEPTLRMAFAFALKEEGVEVEEAPNGAEALAKHAERPFDLILMDLRMPALNGLETLARLREQGDRCPVVLCSAHLTAEDVLLALRHGVVDFLSKPVDLERLRQAKADVLEQPATPWASALSHARRMEFQQAVEDLPEETEEGEDRQIWKDTFRTLASPDLQPAGFFDPESGRLHLERLVLESDVM from the coding sequence ATGAGTGAACCGGGTCAGCGCGTTTCCATCCTGGTCGTCGATGATGAGCCGACCTTGCGCATGGCATTCGCGTTTGCCTTGAAGGAAGAGGGGGTTGAGGTCGAGGAAGCTCCCAATGGAGCGGAAGCCTTGGCGAAACACGCCGAGCGCCCCTTCGATCTCATCCTGATGGACCTGCGCATGCCCGCGCTCAATGGCTTGGAAACCCTCGCCCGCCTCCGCGAGCAGGGCGATCGATGTCCGGTCGTGCTCTGCAGCGCCCATCTCACGGCGGAGGACGTGCTGCTGGCCCTCCGCCACGGCGTCGTCGATTTCCTCTCGAAGCCCGTCGATCTCGAACGCCTGCGCCAAGCCAAGGCAGACGTGCTGGAGCAGCCCGCCACCCCGTGGGCCAGCGCCCTTTCCCACGCCCGCCGGATGGAGTTCCAGCAGGCGGTGGAGGACCTTCCGGAGGAAACGGAGGAGGGAGAGGACCGCCAGATCTGGAAGGACACCTTCCGCACGCTGGCTTCTCCAGACCTCCAGCCCGCCGGCTTCTTCGACCCCGAGTCCGGTCGCCTCCACCTTGAGCGGCTGGTGCTGGAAAGCGACGTGATGTGA
- a CDS encoding CsbD family protein — protein sequence MNKQQLKGNWNVIKGRLKKAYADLTDDDLKHAEGNLDELVGIIQKRVGRQQDEIRREVEDMLRH from the coding sequence ATGAACAAGCAGCAGCTCAAAGGAAACTGGAACGTGATCAAGGGCCGCCTGAAAAAGGCCTACGCCGATCTCACCGATGACGATCTCAAGCACGCCGAGGGCAACCTCGATGAACTCGTCGGCATCATCCAGAAGCGCGTCGGCCGCCAGCAGGACGAGATCCGGCGCGAGGTGGAGGACATGCTTCGCCACTAA
- the tsf gene encoding translation elongation factor Ts has protein sequence MITASLVNDLRKKTNAGMMDCKRALEETQGDLEAAAKLLREKGIVKASSKADRAANEGIITARLSENGKSGILLEVNCETDFVSRNDNFQGFVNGLADTLIASSAADLEAAQQVSFQGSPVEETVKAKIAEVGENLQFRKYVRFDATGEGAVSSYIHMGGKVGVLIEVGAGNAETASTAGFRELVKDLTLHIAAAAPRGLSREDIPADVVEAEKEIFRAQLADSGKPANIIENIITGKIGKFFAESCFLEQGFVKDPDTSINKLLEAKGKELGDTLTVRRFVRFGLGE, from the coding sequence ATGATCACCGCTTCCCTCGTCAACGACCTCCGCAAGAAGACCAACGCCGGCATGATGGACTGCAAGCGCGCCCTCGAAGAGACCCAGGGTGACCTTGAAGCCGCCGCGAAGCTGCTGCGCGAGAAGGGCATCGTGAAGGCCTCCTCGAAGGCCGACCGCGCCGCCAACGAAGGCATCATCACCGCCCGCCTCTCCGAGAACGGCAAGTCCGGCATCCTGCTCGAAGTGAACTGCGAGACCGACTTCGTGTCCCGCAACGACAACTTCCAGGGCTTCGTCAACGGCCTCGCCGACACCCTCATCGCCAGCTCGGCCGCCGACCTCGAGGCCGCCCAGCAGGTTTCTTTCCAGGGCTCCCCGGTCGAGGAGACCGTGAAGGCGAAGATCGCCGAAGTCGGCGAGAACCTCCAGTTCCGCAAGTACGTCCGCTTCGACGCCACCGGCGAAGGCGCGGTGTCCTCCTACATCCACATGGGTGGCAAGGTCGGCGTGCTCATCGAGGTCGGTGCCGGCAATGCCGAAACCGCCTCCACCGCTGGCTTCCGCGAGCTGGTGAAGGACCTGACCCTCCACATCGCCGCCGCCGCCCCGCGCGGTCTGTCCCGCGAGGACATCCCGGCCGACGTGGTGGAAGCCGAGAAGGAAATCTTCCGCGCCCAGCTCGCCGACTCCGGCAAGCCGGCCAACATCATCGAGAACATCATCACCGGCAAGATCGGCAAGTTCTTCGCCGAGAGCTGCTTCCTGGAGCAGGGTTTCGTGAAGGACCCGGACACCAGCATCAACAAGCTGCTCGAAGCCAAGGGCAAGGAGCTCGGCGACACGCTCACCGTGCGCCGCTTCGTCCGCTTCGGCCTCGGCGAATAA
- the rpsB gene encoding 30S ribosomal protein S2, which produces MINELISEMVDAGVHYGHQTKKWNPKMKPFLMKDKGGIYIINLEKTVQQLDKASDFLSELAGKGKKILFVGCKRQAQDAVREAAEATGQFYVNHRWLGGMLTNSATVRKSVERLNYLENLEKQPEFKSMSKKELAALGREREKLLRNLKGVRGMEQKPDAVVIVDSARESIAVAEARRLEIPIVAIVDTNADPSVVQYPIPANDDAIRSIRIVLQNLVDAIVVSAKA; this is translated from the coding sequence ATGATCAACGAACTTATCTCCGAGATGGTGGACGCCGGCGTCCACTACGGTCACCAGACCAAGAAGTGGAACCCGAAGATGAAGCCCTTCCTCATGAAGGACAAGGGTGGCATCTACATCATCAACCTCGAGAAGACCGTCCAGCAGCTCGACAAGGCTTCGGACTTCCTCTCGGAGCTTGCCGGCAAGGGCAAGAAGATCCTTTTCGTGGGCTGCAAGCGCCAGGCTCAGGACGCCGTCCGTGAAGCCGCCGAGGCGACCGGCCAGTTCTACGTGAACCACCGCTGGCTCGGTGGCATGCTCACCAACAGCGCCACCGTGCGCAAGTCGGTGGAGCGCCTCAACTACCTCGAGAACCTCGAGAAGCAGCCGGAATTCAAGTCCATGTCCAAGAAGGAGCTCGCCGCCCTCGGCCGTGAGCGCGAGAAGCTCCTGCGCAACCTCAAGGGCGTGCGTGGCATGGAGCAGAAGCCGGACGCCGTGGTGATCGTGGACTCCGCCCGTGAGTCCATCGCCGTGGCCGAGGCCCGCCGTCTGGAAATCCCGATCGTCGCGATCGTGGACACCAACGCCGACCCGTCCGTGGTGCAGTACCCGATCCCGGCCAACGACGACGCGATCCGCTCGATCCGCATCGTGCTCCAGAACCTGGTGGACGCCATCGTCGTCTCCGCCAAGGCCTGA
- a CDS encoding glycoside hydrolase N-terminal domain-containing protein, which yields MVSPVRLLVFLSLAATAAAAPPMELWFQAPAREAKDALPVGNGKTAVLVSGDPKVERLVSSAGDFTLRIDWLDGDRPTTDYRRSLDLRDGLAVTTWKRGGSLITTTVLASRADDVVLVHLLAGMPGALGFRATLEGKGIASIGDRAELLLKDPSTPSAPVTRAWVLPFESEVEPDGNSMVIRGEGEAMIVLARAPEPAAGEAWKRLATRYGGPDEHPDLSKVWAGALAAHQVKHRSLMDRCTLDLGGHEAAAKPTDERVKAAAGTRSDQDLAALLFHDYLYRAQTLQGDPPARPDTADLLVSSRNDVIHLLPALPAAWKTGTAKGLPVAGGLTVDLEWQDGTLVRRAVHAPAPLKVRVNEGGRESEILAE from the coding sequence ATGGTTTCCCCGGTCCGCCTTCTGGTCTTCCTCTCCCTCGCGGCAACCGCCGCCGCGGCCCCGCCGATGGAGCTGTGGTTCCAAGCTCCCGCCCGGGAGGCGAAGGACGCCCTGCCGGTGGGAAATGGCAAAACCGCGGTCCTCGTGTCCGGGGACCCGAAGGTGGAGCGCCTCGTGTCTTCCGCCGGGGACTTTACGCTGCGGATCGATTGGTTGGATGGCGACCGGCCCACCACCGACTACCGGCGTTCGCTCGACCTCCGCGACGGTCTGGCGGTCACGACCTGGAAACGCGGCGGCAGTTTGATCACCACCACCGTCCTCGCCAGCCGCGCCGATGACGTGGTCCTCGTCCACCTGCTGGCGGGCATGCCGGGAGCCCTCGGGTTCCGCGCCACACTGGAAGGAAAAGGGATCGCTTCCATCGGCGACCGCGCCGAGCTGCTCTTGAAAGACCCTTCCACTCCCTCCGCCCCCGTGACCCGGGCCTGGGTGCTGCCGTTCGAATCCGAGGTGGAGCCGGACGGCAACTCGATGGTGATCCGTGGGGAAGGGGAGGCCATGATCGTGCTGGCCCGTGCTCCGGAGCCCGCTGCTGGGGAGGCTTGGAAGCGGTTGGCCACCCGTTACGGCGGCCCGGACGAGCATCCGGACCTCTCGAAGGTCTGGGCCGGAGCCCTCGCCGCCCATCAGGTGAAGCACCGCTCCCTGATGGACCGCTGCACGCTCGATCTCGGAGGCCACGAAGCTGCCGCCAAACCTACCGACGAGCGCGTGAAGGCCGCCGCGGGTACCCGTTCCGATCAGGATCTCGCTGCCCTTTTGTTCCACGACTATCTCTACCGGGCCCAAACGTTGCAGGGTGATCCTCCCGCCCGGCCCGACACCGCGGACCTGCTGGTTTCCTCCCGGAATGACGTGATTCACCTGCTCCCGGCCCTCCCGGCGGCCTGGAAGACCGGCACCGCCAAGGGTCTTCCGGTCGCCGGAGGCCTGACCGTCGATCTGGAATGGCAGGATGGAACGCTCGTCCGCCGGGCGGTTCACGCCCCCGCCCCGCTCAAAGTGCGGGTGAATGAAGGCGGGCGGGAAAGCGAGATCCTCGCCGAGTAG
- a CDS encoding DUF6786 family protein, with protein sequence MPFADDLRTLEDRTEIHVLKDPESGSKVAVAPVWQARVMTATWEGAEHGTGVVARLEGDSTRDFGGEEVPLLVAGGDAGVASFETGPFRVTAATDLLIQCEADGSLATPGKEPRPFRFERVIQILNKGEMARLLGIPMASTLKAVGYRSTHVIRSPDGQGWPESEMKVRHQGSLHCSPRALLVIPAPANSGFPPGNRWQPCGKALVRGFDGHLNEPIWPGKSADDLLCVHDPERNTLTLVMNGPRAGADPSPQDPVVPVPQEAGPLRNRTTIHLQGSAADLDAIVRNLLGCSLRDVAAAAKK encoded by the coding sequence GTGCCTTTCGCGGATGATCTCCGAACGCTGGAAGACCGCACCGAGATCCATGTGCTGAAGGACCCCGAATCCGGCAGCAAGGTGGCGGTGGCCCCGGTTTGGCAGGCGCGGGTGATGACGGCCACATGGGAAGGAGCGGAGCATGGTACTGGGGTGGTGGCGCGGCTCGAAGGGGATTCCACCCGTGATTTCGGCGGCGAGGAGGTCCCGCTGCTGGTGGCGGGCGGGGATGCGGGCGTGGCCAGCTTTGAGACCGGGCCGTTCCGGGTCACCGCCGCCACGGACCTGCTGATCCAGTGCGAGGCGGATGGCTCCCTGGCCACCCCGGGCAAGGAGCCGCGTCCCTTCCGGTTCGAGCGCGTGATCCAGATCCTGAACAAGGGCGAGATGGCCCGCCTGCTGGGCATTCCCATGGCCAGCACGCTCAAGGCCGTGGGCTATCGCAGCACCCATGTGATCCGGAGCCCGGACGGCCAGGGATGGCCGGAGAGTGAAATGAAAGTGCGCCACCAGGGCTCCCTGCATTGCAGTCCGCGTGCCCTTCTGGTCATTCCGGCACCGGCCAACTCTGGATTTCCCCCAGGCAACCGCTGGCAACCCTGTGGCAAGGCCTTGGTCCGGGGATTCGATGGCCACCTGAACGAGCCGATATGGCCCGGAAAATCGGCGGACGACCTGCTGTGTGTCCACGATCCGGAGCGGAACACCCTGACACTCGTGATGAACGGCCCGCGCGCCGGAGCCGATCCGTCGCCGCAGGATCCGGTGGTGCCCGTGCCGCAGGAAGCAGGCCCCCTGCGCAACCGCACCACGATCCACCTGCAAGGTTCGGCAGCGGATCTCGACGCCATCGTCCGCAACTTGCTCGGATGCTCGCTCCGGGACGTGGCCGCGGCAGCGAAAAAGTAA
- a CDS encoding NPCBM/NEW2 domain-containing protein, translated as MIRILPIVLLALPASALTPKEEIAAQVAAARPILDGWQNQNPERAQRKLHIVYWSPSDREPAPRYRERLSTIMEDIRKFYAEEMEKMGFGPRTFALDHAADGLINIHVIKGRQPYAHYDVPSGDEIRNECKDQLAKEGVDLENETIVLFCNMSNWDPEKRTISQNSPYYASGTNRRGCAWQVDSPILELSQLANKGDKVQDGQYGNISLGRYNSIFIGGIAHELGHALSLPHNQERHDQHENCGIALMGSGNREYRAAQRGEGLGSFITLAHGLRLASHPLFCGSVKGMKDQPTAAPSDLSIKADGKALVVSGKVTSKVPVYGVVAYFDPAGGGDYDAPTATAVPDKDGRFTLTGNDLVAGKSGELRLFFLEANGIPSGFLSQTPYAWSYLVKPDGTADVSAIEAAMTLKPLFDVASQGGAAATAAFGKIDFSKSDPVVKQAATSLVRAASKTAPLPVPADEKGAFCALTTARWTSAKTGYGAASSGMLPEAPWVFAAGGRLFPDGLYAHAPATYTWQLGGTWKTLSGSCGLIDGRDGSVGFRITGDGKELFKAAKVKDGKVHDFKIDVTGVKELQLLTDDGGDDVRSDWGAWLAPVLTR; from the coding sequence ATGATTCGCATTTTACCCATCGTGCTGCTTGCTCTTCCAGCCTCTGCGCTCACGCCGAAAGAGGAAATTGCAGCCCAGGTTGCCGCCGCCCGCCCGATTCTGGATGGCTGGCAGAACCAGAATCCCGAACGGGCCCAGCGGAAGCTCCACATCGTGTATTGGTCCCCATCCGACCGCGAGCCCGCCCCGCGCTACCGTGAGCGCCTCTCCACCATCATGGAGGACATCCGGAAATTCTACGCCGAGGAGATGGAGAAGATGGGCTTCGGCCCCCGCACCTTCGCCCTCGACCATGCCGCGGACGGCCTGATCAACATCCACGTCATCAAGGGACGGCAGCCCTACGCCCACTACGATGTCCCGAGCGGCGATGAGATCCGCAATGAGTGCAAGGACCAGCTCGCGAAGGAAGGCGTCGATCTGGAGAACGAGACCATCGTGCTCTTCTGCAACATGTCGAACTGGGACCCGGAAAAGCGCACCATTTCCCAGAACAGCCCGTACTACGCCTCCGGCACGAACCGCCGGGGCTGCGCCTGGCAGGTGGATTCACCGATCCTCGAACTCTCCCAACTCGCGAACAAGGGCGACAAGGTCCAGGACGGCCAATACGGCAATATCTCGCTCGGCCGCTACAATTCCATCTTCATCGGCGGCATCGCCCACGAGCTCGGCCACGCGCTCAGTCTACCCCACAACCAAGAGCGCCACGACCAGCACGAAAACTGCGGCATCGCCCTGATGGGCTCCGGCAACCGCGAATACCGCGCCGCCCAGCGCGGCGAGGGTCTTGGCAGCTTCATCACCCTGGCCCACGGCCTGCGCCTGGCCTCGCACCCGCTGTTCTGCGGCTCGGTGAAGGGCATGAAGGATCAGCCCACCGCCGCGCCCTCCGATCTTTCGATCAAGGCGGACGGGAAGGCCCTCGTCGTTTCCGGCAAGGTCACCTCGAAGGTGCCGGTCTACGGCGTCGTCGCCTACTTCGATCCCGCCGGTGGCGGCGATTACGATGCCCCCACCGCCACCGCCGTGCCGGACAAGGATGGCCGCTTCACCCTCACCGGCAACGACCTGGTCGCCGGGAAGTCCGGTGAACTGCGCCTGTTTTTCCTGGAGGCGAATGGCATTCCCAGCGGCTTCCTTAGCCAGACTCCCTACGCTTGGTCCTACCTCGTGAAGCCGGACGGCACCGCCGATGTCAGTGCCATCGAGGCCGCCATGACCCTCAAGCCGCTCTTCGATGTCGCCTCCCAGGGCGGGGCCGCCGCCACCGCGGCCTTCGGGAAAATCGATTTCTCGAAGAGCGACCCGGTGGTGAAACAGGCAGCGACCTCGCTCGTCCGCGCTGCTTCGAAAACCGCGCCGCTCCCGGTCCCCGCCGATGAGAAAGGGGCGTTCTGCGCCCTCACCACCGCCCGCTGGACCTCCGCGAAGACCGGCTACGGTGCAGCCAGCTCCGGCATGCTGCCGGAGGCCCCATGGGTGTTTGCCGCCGGTGGCCGCCTGTTCCCGGACGGCCTCTACGCTCATGCGCCCGCCACCTACACCTGGCAGCTTGGAGGCACGTGGAAAACCCTCTCGGGAAGCTGCGGCCTCATCGACGGCCGCGACGGCTCGGTCGGCTTCCGCATCACCGGCGATGGCAAGGAGCTCTTCAAGGCCGCCAAGGTGAAGGACGGCAAGGTCCACGACTTCAAAATCGACGTCACCGGCGTGAAGGAGCTCCAGCTCCTCACCGATGACGGCGGCGACGACGTCCGCAGCGACTGGGGTGCCTGGCTCGCCCCCGTGCTGACCCGCTAA